The Salvelinus fontinalis isolate EN_2023a chromosome 24, ASM2944872v1, whole genome shotgun sequence genome has a segment encoding these proteins:
- the LOC129821927 gene encoding homeodomain-interacting protein kinase 4-like: protein MRDIYSETEVYHTLDVVGKGTFGKVSKCWRGSDGELVAVKIMKMDVHRNRVIKNELKLISALSRNNLKTSHIVQFHEAFRDQTNHYLVFELLEKNLYQLQKENGFKPMAVRNIRTITCQMIKALAKLKELAIIHADLKPENIMVVDHCRHPFSIKLIDFGSASIFSEVHFVKEPYIQSR from the coding sequence ATGAGAGATATATATTCTGAAACTGAAGTCTACCACACTTTGGATGTAGTGGGAAAGGGTACATTCGGAAAAGTGTCAAAATGCTGGAGAGGGAGTGACGGAGAATTAGTGGCGGTAAAAATTATGAAAATGGATGTTCACAGAAATCGAGTGATAAAAAATGAATTAAAACTTATAAGTGCTCTTTCCCGGAATAATTTGAAGACAAGCCACATCGTTCAATTTCACGAGGCCTTCCGTGACCAAACGAATCATTACCTGGTTTTTGAACTATTGGAGAAGAACCTGTATCAGCTTCAGAAAGAGAATGGTTTCAAGCCGATGGCGGTCCGCAACATCAGGACCATCACGTGTCAGATGATAAAAGCACTAGCCAAACTGAAGGAACTCGCCATCATTCATGCTGATCTGAAACCTGAAAATATAATGGTCGTGGATCATTGTCGCCATCCTTTCAGCATAAAGTTGATTGATTTTGGTTCTGCAAGTATTTTCAGTGAAGTGCATTTTGTTAAGGAGCCATACATCCAATCCAGGTAG
- the LOC129821926 gene encoding 5'-3' exonuclease PLD3-like isoform X1: MISEPFCAAFSDQNPEELCQKRQYSVTMISDIPYEKMCNVESRREESCRKAQMYYRCLLGLTGVASLLLAAVFLQTLLLPMVNSSPNKPGFKLPLPLTDTCTDPCKFVLLESIPEGLEFNSSVTNPSIYQAWLNLISEARSSVDIASFYWTLTNKDTGSHEPTANQGEDVLNRLAQVSGKLSVRIAVNTPTESQHQEDLNLLQSSGADVRAVNMRDLTTGVLHTKFWVVDKKHIYIGSANMDWRSLTQVKELGAVVYNCSCLAADLGKIFEAYWYLGQKDTPIPSSWPSSFNTPYNKDTPLQLPLNGTASHVYLTSSPPSFCAAGRTGDLQSILSVMEDAQEFIYIAVMNYLPTMEFSRPKRYWAEIDTQIRRVAYEKQVKVRLLISCWASTSPVMIPFLKALDSMQKPKAKLDVQVKLFVVPANPKQKEIPFARVNHNKYMVTDKVAYIGTSNWSGDYFVNTAGSALVVNQTAAQSVEPTVQAQLQAVFERDWDSAYSTPIHQHTDLKMVC; the protein is encoded by the exons ATGATTTCAG AGCCTTTCTGTGCTGCATTTTCTGATCAGAATCCTGAAGAACTTTGTCAAAAGAGACAATACTCTGTAACAATGATTTCTGATATTCCCTACGAGAAG ATGTGTAATGTGGAGTCGAGGAGAGAAGAGTCCTGCAGGAAAGCACAGATG tattatagGTGTCTGCTGGGTCTCACTGGGGTGGCCAGTCTGCTATTGGCTGCCGTGTTCCTCCAGACCCTGCTTCTTCCCATGGTTAACTCCTCCCCAAACAAGCCTGGCTTCAAGCTCCCACTTCCTCTCACTGACACCTGCACCGACCCCTGCAA ATTCGTTCTATTGGAGAGCATCCCAGAGGGGTTAGAGTTCAACTCTAGTGTCACCAACCCATCCATCTACCAGGCTTGGCTAAACCTGATTAGTGAGGCTCGCAGTAGCGTGGACATTGCGTCTTTCTATTGGACTCTCACCAACAAAGACACAGGCTCTCATGAGCCAACGGCAAATCAG GGTGAGGATGTCCTGAATAGGCTAGCGCAGGTGTCTGGGAAGCTCTCTGTCCGCATCGCTGTAAATACACCAACAGAGTCCCAACATCAGGAAGACCTCAATCTATTACAAAGTTCTG GTGCTGATGTAAGAGCCGTGAACATGCGGGATTTGACCACTGGAGTACTTCACACTAAGTTCTGGGTGGTGGACAAGAAGCACATCTACATTGGCAGTGCCAACATGGACTGGAGGTCCCTTACCCAG GTGAAGGAGCTGGGGGCTGTGGTGTACAACTGCAGCTGCTTGGCTGCAGACCTGGGGAAGATCTTCGAGGCCTACTGGTACCTTGGGCAAAAAGACACACCCATCCCGTCCTCTTGGCCCAGCAGTTTCAACACTCCTTACAATAAAGACACGCCCCTGCAGTTGCCACTCAACGGCACAGCCTCCCACGTGTATCTGACG AGTTCTCCACCATCTTTCTGTGCTGCCGGGAGGACCGGAGACCTGCAGTCTATTCTCAGTGTGATGGAGGACGCGCAGGAGTTTATCTATATCGCTGTCATGAACTACCTGCCCACCATGGAGTTCTCGCGACCCAAACG GTACTGGGCAGAAATTGACACTCAGATCAGACGTGTGGCATACGAGAAGCAGGTGAAGGTGCGTCTGCTCATCAGCTGTTGGGCCAGCACTTCGCCTGTCATGATCCCCTTCCTGAAAGCCTTGGATTCAATGCAGAAACCCAAGGCCAAGCTGGATGTCCAGGTG AAACTCTTTGTTGTGCCAGCCAATCCCAAGCAGAAAGAAATCCCCTTTGCCAGGGTCAACCATAACAAGTACATGGTGACAGACAAGGTCGCATACATAG GTACCTCTAACTGGTCTGGAGACTATTTTGTGAACACTGCTGGATCGGCTTTGGTGGTGAACCAAACAGCTGCCCAGTCAGTGGAGCCTACGGTCCAGGCACAACTACAGGCTGTGTTCGAAAGGGACTGGGACTCCGCCTACAGCACCCCAATCCACCAGCACACCGACCTCAAAATGGTGTGTTAG
- the LOC129821681 gene encoding probable serine/threonine-protein kinase dyrk1 has translation MLCDKISTYICSYPVFQITHRFYRSPEILLGLPFCEKVDMWSLGCVMSELFLGWPLYPGDSEFDQVRYICETQGLPQAHLLNMASKVHNFFKLTTNSRGENKWQLKPNKRRPPSGTEGRTQWKQLGSTDRRKYILSSLDQLETMDFTEHDPELRNEDMAAEVEDRRSMVQLLKRMLTLDSHQRILPNAAVHHPFINMQHLRMYPDFHRYYEKSAQALREALIQDTAPEGDSCRSHHLNAERGQRFLYPREKEAHQSCPRVQNHHDHREGYPPSSEGLQGNNGVLSQQTPVPSVPQSPTALIEDLMESLCIVDEASLETTMEVWADKDVQCAFHPSSSVIPSDLQAGLQPSESIAFQETELDCHHLGSTSREEPESGSMLSYFTRLCESQRLRQPVARSSRSDPTHGLSYTSVPQVDKAGEPIGFSFFSRDSTTQQDLAGPREQANAKEAACDYGLEEIQFLNFEPEGYTCHCGQWWPAWTTDPEVSSYLGYGPPACCSHTQQQYLHY, from the exons ATGCTTTGTGAT AAAATAAGTACCTATATTTGCTCTTACCCGGTTTTTCAAATAACTCACAGGTTCTATAGGTCTCCTGAAATCCTCCTGGGCCTTCCATTCTGTGAGAAAGTGGACATGTGGTCCCTGGGTTGTGTGATGTCAGAGTTGTTCCTTGGATGGCCTCTGTATCCCGGCGATTCAGAGTTTGATCAAGTGAGGTACATCTGCGAGACGCAAGGACTACCGCAAGCCCATCTGCTCAACATGGCCAGCAAGGTTCACAATTTCTTCAAGCTCACCACCAACAGTCGAGGAGAGAATAAATGGCAGCTCAAGCCCAACAAGAGACGTCCCCCCTCAGGCACAGAAGGCCGTACCCAGTGGAAGCAGCTGGGATCGACAGATCGGAGGAAGTACATCCTCTCCTCCCTGGACCAGCTGGAGACCATGGATTTCACAGAGCACGACCCAGAGCTCCGCAACGAAGACATGGCAGCAGAAGTTGAGGACCGCCGGAGCATGGTGCAGCTCCTCAAGCGGATGTTAACCTTGGACTCCCACCAGAGGATCCTACCCAATGCAGCCGTACACCATCCTTTCATCAACATGCAACACTTACGCATGTACCCAGACTTCCACCGCTACTACGAGAAGTCCGCTCAGGCCCTCCGTGAAGCCCTGATTCAGGATACAGCTCCAGAGGGAGACAGCTGTAGGTCTCACCATCTAAATGCCGAGAGAGGCCAGCGGTTCCTGTACCCCAGGGAGAAGGAGGCCCACCAGTCATGTCCACGGGTTCAAAATCACCATGACCACAGGGAGGGCTATCCACCATCCTCAGAGGGTTTACAAGGTAACAATGGGGTTCTCTCCCAGCAGACCCCAGTCCCCAGTGTGCCTCAGTCCCCCACAGCACTGATTGAAGACCTGATGGAGAGCCTATGCATTGTAGATGAGGCCAGCCTGGAGACCACCATGGAGGTATGGGCGGACAAGGACGTCCAGTGTGCCTTCCATCCGTCCAGCTCTGTGATACCTTCAGATCTCCAAGCTGGCCTCCAACCAAGTGAAAGCATTGCCTTCCAGGAGACTGAGCTAGACTGTCATCACTTAGGCTCCACCAGCAGGGAGGAACCAGAGAGTGGCTCCATGCTGTCCTATTTCACCAGGCTGTGTGAGAGCCAGCGCCTGAGGCAGCCAGTGGCCAGATCCTCACGGTCCGATCCTACCCACGGGTTGAGCTACACCTCTGTGCCCCAGGTGGACAAAGCAGGTGAGCCCATAGGCTTCAGTTTCTTTTCTAGGGACTCCACCACCCAACAGGACCTTGCAGGGCCCAGGGAGCAGGCAAACGCAAAGGAGGCAGCCTGTGATTATGGTTTGGAG GAGATCCAGTTTCTCAATTTTGAACCTGAAGGCTACACCTGTCATTGTGGCCAATGGTGGCCGGCGTGGACCACGGATCCAGAGGTGTCCTCGTACCTGGGCTACGGCCCCCCAGCCTGCTGTAGCCATACGCAACAGCAATACCTCCACTACTGA
- the LOC129821926 gene encoding 5'-3' exonuclease PLD3-like isoform X2 codes for MISEPFCAAFSDQNPEELCQKRQYSVTMISDIPYEKMCNVESRREESCRKAQMYYRCLLGLTGVASLLLAAVFLQTLLLPMVNSSPNKPGFKLPLPLTDTCTDPCKFVLLESIPEGLEFNSSVTNPSIYQAWLNLISEARSSVDIASFYWTLTNKDTGSHEPTANQGEDVLNRLAQVSGKLSVRIAVNTPTESQHQEDLNLLQSSGADVRAVNMRDLTTGVLHTKFWVVDKKHIYIGSANMDWRSLTQVKELGAVVYNCSCLAADLGKIFEAYWYLGQKDTPIPSSWPSSFNTPYNKDTPLQLPLNGTASHVYLTSSPPSFCAAGRTGDLQSILSVMEDAQEFIYIAVMNYLPTMEFSRPKRYWAEIDTQIRRVAYEKQVKVRLLISCWASTSPVMIPFLKALDSMQKPKAKLDVQVKLFVVPANPKQKEIPFARVNHNKYMVTDKVAYIGTSNWSGDYFVNTAGSALVVNQTAAQSVEPTVQAQLQAVFERDWDSAYSTPIHQHTDLKME; via the exons ATGATTTCAG AGCCTTTCTGTGCTGCATTTTCTGATCAGAATCCTGAAGAACTTTGTCAAAAGAGACAATACTCTGTAACAATGATTTCTGATATTCCCTACGAGAAG ATGTGTAATGTGGAGTCGAGGAGAGAAGAGTCCTGCAGGAAAGCACAGATG tattatagGTGTCTGCTGGGTCTCACTGGGGTGGCCAGTCTGCTATTGGCTGCCGTGTTCCTCCAGACCCTGCTTCTTCCCATGGTTAACTCCTCCCCAAACAAGCCTGGCTTCAAGCTCCCACTTCCTCTCACTGACACCTGCACCGACCCCTGCAA ATTCGTTCTATTGGAGAGCATCCCAGAGGGGTTAGAGTTCAACTCTAGTGTCACCAACCCATCCATCTACCAGGCTTGGCTAAACCTGATTAGTGAGGCTCGCAGTAGCGTGGACATTGCGTCTTTCTATTGGACTCTCACCAACAAAGACACAGGCTCTCATGAGCCAACGGCAAATCAG GGTGAGGATGTCCTGAATAGGCTAGCGCAGGTGTCTGGGAAGCTCTCTGTCCGCATCGCTGTAAATACACCAACAGAGTCCCAACATCAGGAAGACCTCAATCTATTACAAAGTTCTG GTGCTGATGTAAGAGCCGTGAACATGCGGGATTTGACCACTGGAGTACTTCACACTAAGTTCTGGGTGGTGGACAAGAAGCACATCTACATTGGCAGTGCCAACATGGACTGGAGGTCCCTTACCCAG GTGAAGGAGCTGGGGGCTGTGGTGTACAACTGCAGCTGCTTGGCTGCAGACCTGGGGAAGATCTTCGAGGCCTACTGGTACCTTGGGCAAAAAGACACACCCATCCCGTCCTCTTGGCCCAGCAGTTTCAACACTCCTTACAATAAAGACACGCCCCTGCAGTTGCCACTCAACGGCACAGCCTCCCACGTGTATCTGACG AGTTCTCCACCATCTTTCTGTGCTGCCGGGAGGACCGGAGACCTGCAGTCTATTCTCAGTGTGATGGAGGACGCGCAGGAGTTTATCTATATCGCTGTCATGAACTACCTGCCCACCATGGAGTTCTCGCGACCCAAACG GTACTGGGCAGAAATTGACACTCAGATCAGACGTGTGGCATACGAGAAGCAGGTGAAGGTGCGTCTGCTCATCAGCTGTTGGGCCAGCACTTCGCCTGTCATGATCCCCTTCCTGAAAGCCTTGGATTCAATGCAGAAACCCAAGGCCAAGCTGGATGTCCAGGTG AAACTCTTTGTTGTGCCAGCCAATCCCAAGCAGAAAGAAATCCCCTTTGCCAGGGTCAACCATAACAAGTACATGGTGACAGACAAGGTCGCATACATAG GTACCTCTAACTGGTCTGGAGACTATTTTGTGAACACTGCTGGATCGGCTTTGGTGGTGAACCAAACAGCTGCCCAGTCAGTGGAGCCTACGGTCCAGGCACAACTACAGGCTGTGTTCGAAAGGGACTGGGACTCCGCCTACAGCACCCCAATCCACCAGCACACCGACCTCAAAATG GAGTAG